Genomic DNA from Halobaculum sp. MBLA0147:
ACGGATCCTGACGGACGCGACGTGGGGGACGACGACGCCGGACACGGAGACCGCCGCGGTCGAGAGTGCCCTCGACGGCTCGGGGCCGCACACGGTGGCGGTCACCCGCGGGGACGCCGGTGCGGTCGCACACGCGACGGAGAGTGCGCCGTGGGGGCCGGCGACCACGAGTCACGAGGGGGTCGCGGTCGACGCCGTCGACACCACGGGTGCCGGCGACGCCTTCACCGCCGGCCTGATCGCGGCGCTCTCGGGCGAGGCCACCACGACTCCCACGACGGACGCCGGACCGAGAGACGGCGACACAGCGCTGGCTGCGGCCGTCCGGTTCGCGAACGCGGTCGCGGCACACTCGACGACCGCCCGCGGCGCGATGGCTGCGCTCCCCGACCGAGACACCGTCGAACGTCTCCTGCGGGAGTGACCGCCCCGTCCTCACGGGAGTGACCGCTCCGTCACCACGCGAGTGACCGACCCGTTCCCGTGTGAGTAGCTCGTTCGGCCCCTGACCACGACCCTCACACTGACCCCGAGACGACACCCTCTTACTCGACAGTATCCACCACCCGTGACACGCGTTTTCGGTGTGCCTAAACTTCGAAAGCCTCTTGAACTTTAGGCCGCCCTAAAACAGGTATGGAACGCGACAGACGACGGTTCCTGTACGGTGCCGGAGTCGGACTGACCGCGGCCCTCGCGGGCTGTAACACGCAGAGTGGTGAGTCGACGCCCGAGGAGACCGCCTCGGGCGAGGAGGACACCCCGACGGCGACGGCGGGCGACGAGACCGCCACGCCGGCGTCCGTCGGCCCCGCGACGGCCGTCGCGGCCGAGTGGAACGCGATGCGGGCACGACTGTTCGACGCGGTCGCGCTCGGCGCGGCCGGGCGGCCCGGTGCCGGGAGCTCGGTGGCACGGGACGTGTTCGCGCGCTTCGAGAACGCCTCCGGCGAGTGGGGCGCACACGAACAGCTCGAGAAGACGAACGCGGACAACTACGAGACGTTCGAGGAGAACCTCTCGGGGCTCCGCGAGTCGCTCTCGGCTGGTGAGGTCGCGGAGGCACGCGAGGACGCCGTCGCCGCGAGCGACAACCTCCGCGCGGCCATCGTCGGCCGGACGGATCAACAGACGGCTCACGCCTTCGAACTGCAGTTGCTCGGGACACGCGTCCGCAACGCCGGGCTGCTCGCGGCCGCCGGCCACGCAGAGGGTGCCGCCGCGGTCGGGCAGGCGACGCTGGCGACGTTCGAGCAGGCGGCCGTCCACGACGCGATCGAGGGGGCCGCCCCGGAGACGTACGAGACGTTCGAGGGGCAACTGGAGAGCGTGATCGAGTCGGCGAACGCGGGTGACGGCCAGGGGGCCCGCGAGGCCAGCGAGGCGTCGCTGTCGGCGGCGATCGACGGCTCCTACGCGTTGGCCGGTGCGGAGACCGCCGGCGCCGGCGAGTTGGCCGTCGCGCAGGCTCGCGCGTTCGACGCCACCGCGGTGTCGAACCTCGGCGGGCCCGGTCGTGGACTCGCACACGCGACGACGCTCACGAACTACCGCGCGCAGGTGTACGACGCGGTCCGGATGGCCGACGGCGGTCAGCCCGGCGTCGCGAGCAAGGTGATCCGCGAGGTGTTCGCGGACTTCGAGGGTGCGACGGCTCACGACCCGTTCGAGGAGGCCGACGGCGACTCGTACGAGTCCTTCGAGAGCGCGCTCTCGGCGCTGCGCTCGGCCATCGAGAACGGCGAGGACACGAGCGAGCCGCTGGCGACCGTCGACGAGAGTCTGCTCGCCGGCGTGACGGCGCTGGCCGGCGAGCAGGCGACGACGCTGGAGGCGGCGTTCTTCCGCGCACGGCTCTCCGACGCGCGGCAGGCGTACGCACTCGGGAACGGCGAGGCCGCCGCGACGCTGGCGGAGGGCCTGTTCCAGCGGTTCGAGCAGAACGAGGCGAACCTCCACGAGGCGCTCGAGGACACCAGCGAAGAGCTGTACACCTCCTTCGAGGAGGAGCACCTCTCCGCACTGATCGAGGCGTTCCGGAACGGCGACGACGAGGCGGTCGCCACTCACTACGAGGGCACCCAGTCGGCGCTGTTCGAGTTCCAGACGCAGTTCGCCGGCACGACGGCCGTCTCCGCGGCCGGCGCGGTCTACACGACCGCTCGCGTCTTCGACGGCGCGACGGCGTACTACCTCGGGGACGCCGAGCGTGGCACGACGCTCGTCGGTTCGGCCTTCGAGTACTTCGAGGGTGGTGCCGGCGGCTTCCACGAGGCGCTCGAAGAGGCGAACGCGGAGACGTACGAGACGTACGAGTCGAAACTGGCCG
This window encodes:
- a CDS encoding DUF5059 domain-containing protein, whose product is MERDRRRFLYGAGVGLTAALAGCNTQSGESTPEETASGEEDTPTATAGDETATPASVGPATAVAAEWNAMRARLFDAVALGAAGRPGAGSSVARDVFARFENASGEWGAHEQLEKTNADNYETFEENLSGLRESLSAGEVAEAREDAVAASDNLRAAIVGRTDQQTAHAFELQLLGTRVRNAGLLAAAGHAEGAAAVGQATLATFEQAAVHDAIEGAAPETYETFEGQLESVIESANAGDGQGAREASEASLSAAIDGSYALAGAETAGAGELAVAQARAFDATAVSNLGGPGRGLAHATTLTNYRAQVYDAVRMADGGQPGVASKVIREVFADFEGATAHDPFEEADGDSYESFESALSALRSAIENGEDTSEPLATVDESLLAGVTALAGEQATTLEAAFFRARLSDARQAYALGNGEAAATLAEGLFQRFEQNEANLHEALEDTSEELYTSFEEEHLSALIEAFRNGDDEAVATHYEGTQSALFEFQTQFAGTTAVSAAGAVYTTARVFDGATAYYLGDAERGTTLVGSAFEYFEGGAGGFHEALEEANAETYETYESKLAAVRSAIEDGKTEQVGDNSLAFHDQAVAAAYAVVGAGGGSLGELPGAAAQDTFEAFENARVHETLEEADGGTYESFEGALGDFVGAVQDGGETGPALTTFADYATRAQFAVVGGLGKAPSVSGGSTDAGGESESTEVNGGPNVVSADEVSDDATVVDMKAVAFEPKEVTVSAGDTVAFVHEGGEAHNVVAYADKIPSDAPQWNSAGADSEAAAVEAWNAEKKGGVVSGQAYVRTFETPGEHEYYCVPHEMAGMVGTVIVEG